Genomic window (Dyadobacter fanqingshengii):
GTCTCGCCAAGCTTGGAGAGATATTGGTTAAATTCCTCGGGCGAGTCGATGAGTAACATGGCCTTGTCCGGGCGGAAAGTGGGCAGCACTTTAATGTCAAACCCGCTGTCTTTGATCAATTGATGGTTAGAAAGCGAGTCAGTTGGATCATCCGTTGTGCAGATGATCTTCACATTCATCCGTTTTAAAAGGTTTTTTACAGAAAAATCAGGCTGTTTCAGTTTTGCCGAACATTCTTCATAAATCTCCCTTGCCGAATCTTTATTTAATAAAATATCAATGTCGAAATAGCGCAGCAATTCAAGGTGTGTCCAATGATACAGCGGGTTACGCATGGTGTAAGGCACGGTAATCGCCCACTGCTCAAATTTTTCCCAATCGCTCGCATCACCTGTACAAAAGCGCTCGTTAATGCCATTTGCACGCATTGCCCGCCATTTGTAATGATCACCATACAGCCAGATCTGCGTGATATTCTCGAACTGCTTATCCGCCGCGATCTGATCGGGAGGAAGGTGGCAGTGATAATCAATGATCGGCATTTCTTTGGCATAATCATGATAAAGAACGCGCGCAGTTTCCGAACGAAGCAGAAAATCGTCCGATATGAATGTCTTTTGTGCAGTAGCGATTGTTGTCATTTATTTGTTCGGATAACTTCTCTCAATAGCATATTCCAATCCACGCAACTCAGCCAGTCCGCGCAGGCGGCCGATGGCGGTGTATCCCGGATTTGTTCTTTTTGTGCCGGACAGATCGTCGAGCATTCTGTGACCGTGATCCGGGCGGAATGGCATTCTTAAATCTGTCCTACCAGCTTCAATGCGTCGTTTTTGCTCGGTAAGCAATGCTTTCATGACATGATACATGTCCACGTCCCCGTCCAAATGATCCGCCTCGTAGAAACTTCCGTCGTGTTCTCTCTTCGTTGCCCGCAAATGGATGAAATGAATGCGGTTGCCCAGTCTGTCCACCATGCCGCTTAGATCATTATCCGGTCTTACGCCATAGGAACCCGTGCAAAAGCAGATGCCATTGGCCTCATTATCATATGCTTCCAACAATAACAATGCATCATTCTCTGTGCTTACCACTCTTGGAAGTCCTAAAATAGGATACGGAGGATCATCCGGATGAATCGCCAGCCTCACACCAGCCTCTGCGGCCACGGGCGCTATGGCCTGAATGAATTGATACAAATGCGTCCTCAATTCAAGATCACCTACATGCGCATATGCACTCAATGCAGTCCTGAATTCTTCAATGGTGAAGCTCTCTTCCGACCCGGGTAAACCTGCGATAATGTTCCTTACCAGCTTCGTAACTGCTGCCTCTTCCGCGTTATCCAGCCAGTTTCTGGCTTTTTTCTTTTGTTCGTCGCTGTATATTTCCTGCGCTTCAGGTCTTTTTAAAAGATAAAGATCAAAAGCTGCAAAATGTGTTGCATCAAATCGCAAACCTGTTGACCCATCCTTCATAGGCGCGTCCAGATCGGTTCTGGTCCAGTCCAGAATGGGCATGAAATTGTAACAGACGGTGTCTATGCCGCATGCGCCCAAATTCACTAAGGTTTGCTGGTAATTTTTTATATATCGTTCAAAATCGCCGGTCCGGGTTTTGATCGCTTCATGCACCGGAACACTTTCCACCACCGACCACGTCAGCCCGGCTTGTTCGATCATTTCCTTACGTGCCTTTATTTCAGCGATTTCCCACACCTCCCCGTTACGGATATGGTGTAATGCTGTTACGATTCCTGTTGCTCCTGCCTGGCGGACGTCCTGTAATGTTACGGGGTCATTGGGGCCAAACCAACGCCATGTTTGTTCTAATGCCATTGTTATAATTATGCTACTAACCTATGTTCGGGAACGCGTTCGCGCAAGACTTTCAAAGCCCGGCTCATTTGTGTTTCCACTGTTTTGACTGAAATTTCAAGCTTTTCCGCAATGTCGCGATAACGCAGGCCTTCTTCGCGGCTGAGACGGAAAATGATCTGACATTGCCTTGGCAAAGCCTGAATGCATCCTTCCACGTGATCGAAAAACTCATTGAAAGTCAGTTCCTCAACAGGCGAAAAATGATCTGCGTGAGACATATTCCACTGCACCGAATCCAGCGATTCCCGCTCATTCTGCCGGTGGATCCTGAGTTTCAGGTAATCCAGCGCCTGATTTCTCACTGCTCTGTAAATGTAAGCCTGAAACGAAGTATGCACTTCAATCTGCTCGCGATTTTTCCAAAGTTTTACAAACACATCAGAAACAACTTCCTCCGCAATCTCCCGTGTAATCACCACACGCATTGCATAATTACAAAGAGATCTGTAATGATGTGTAAACAATTCACGAAAAGCATGGTAATCTCCGGTTGCCACCACTTTGCCAAATAAATTTTCCAAAGCACTTTTCTGGGAATGGGCAGATGGTAGGGTGTTGGTAAATGATTTTGCTTCCATTAATGAGCTAGGTTAATTATAGAAAATTTCCAGGATTAGTAGTGGTGTGAGGTGCACTGGCCTCGTCAACAATGAACCTAGTTTAACCATTGGTTCGTTGATACACAAAATATAATCTTGAAAAAAATCAATAAATCTACGCAACCGTTCCCGGAACCGTTCCCGTTTCCGTAATTTTTCCCGGAACTTGGTGCATACTTTGTAATTTGTGCAACAAACCGGAATTAGCGCATTCTTTATACAAATTGTTGCAATTGTATTATTCCCATACTGCTCCATGAAAAAGGTCTCTATCACCATTAAAGAAATTGCCAGGCAGCTCAACATTTCGAAATCAACCGTGTCGCGGGCACTGCGTGACAGCAGCGAAATCAGTGAAGAGACGAAAAATAAGGTCATCGAGCTGGCGGAAAAACTTAATTATTACCCCAATCCCATAGCGATCAGCTTGCTCAAAAACCGCACGCAGACGATTGGCGTGATCGTGCCTGACATTGCGAACCGGTTTTACTCATCCGCCATCGGCGGCGTAGAGGACATCGCGTACAGCAGGGGTTACCATACAATGATCTACCAAAGCCATGAACTACTCGAAAGGGAACGGTCGGCCTCACGGCACATTGCTTCCCGGCGCGTTGACGGCCTCATTGTAGCCATTTCCAGCCAGTCGGAGAACATTGATCATTTTGTGTCTTTGCAGGAACAAGGCATTCCGGTCGTGTTTTTTGATCGGGTAAGTGATGCTATGCAGACGCATAAGGTGCGTGTAGATGACTATAAGGGCGCATTTGAAGCTACGGAACACCTTATTAAGAGAGGCTGCAAACGAATTGCGCATATTGCAGGCCCCAAGCCCGTTTCCATCACCCGCTTTCGTTTGGAAGGTTATAAGGATGCTTTACGGAAATACGACATTGATTTTAAAGAAGAATGGGTCTTGCACAGCGAAATAACGCAATCCGGCGGAACAGAGCGCACTTACCAGCTCATGGCATTACGCGAGCGCCCCGATGCGATCTTTGGAGCAAGTGACCGCATCACCATGGGCATCCACTGGGCGCTGCGACAGCTTGGTTACCGTATGCCGGACGACGTTGCGGTGGTAGGTTTCTGCGATCTGGCGATGTCATCATTACTTGATCCGCCGGTCAGCTCGGTGACACAGCCATCTTTTGAAATGGGTCAGCAGGCTACGTCACTGCTTCTGGATCTGATCGAAAGCAAAAATACCCCGGCCGAATATGAGACCAGGGTATTGCCTTCAAATCTTGTAATTAATAAATCTTCAATGCGGGTTACCCGGTAATCGTCTTCAGCTTTCTTTCGAACTCTGAAAGGATCTTTTCTTTCATCTGTACTTTCCGCTTCTGAATGTTGATGCGGCCGGCTGCCTGCTTATCTTGCTCAGGATCGCCAGTTGCTGTCCGGTCAAATTCAAGTATAGCAAATTCCAGGTCACTTTTTTCGCGTTTCGCAAGCCATTCCAGCTCTCTGTATTTCGTTCTGAGCTGCTCCTCAGGGCTTTTCATTTCGAATGCCGGATATTTACGGCT
Coding sequences:
- the uxuA gene encoding mannonate dehydratase — its product is MALEQTWRWFGPNDPVTLQDVRQAGATGIVTALHHIRNGEVWEIAEIKARKEMIEQAGLTWSVVESVPVHEAIKTRTGDFERYIKNYQQTLVNLGACGIDTVCYNFMPILDWTRTDLDAPMKDGSTGLRFDATHFAAFDLYLLKRPEAQEIYSDEQKKKARNWLDNAEEAAVTKLVRNIIAGLPGSEESFTIEEFRTALSAYAHVGDLELRTHLYQFIQAIAPVAAEAGVRLAIHPDDPPYPILGLPRVVSTENDALLLLEAYDNEANGICFCTGSYGVRPDNDLSGMVDRLGNRIHFIHLRATKREHDGSFYEADHLDGDVDMYHVMKALLTEQKRRIEAGRTDLRMPFRPDHGHRMLDDLSGTKRTNPGYTAIGRLRGLAELRGLEYAIERSYPNK
- a CDS encoding RNA polymerase sigma-70 factor, whose product is MEAKSFTNTLPSAHSQKSALENLFGKVVATGDYHAFRELFTHHYRSLCNYAMRVVITREIAEEVVSDVFVKLWKNREQIEVHTSFQAYIYRAVRNQALDYLKLRIHRQNERESLDSVQWNMSHADHFSPVEELTFNEFFDHVEGCIQALPRQCQIIFRLSREEGLRYRDIAEKLEISVKTVETQMSRALKVLRERVPEHRLVA
- a CDS encoding LacI family DNA-binding transcriptional regulator, translating into MKKVSITIKEIARQLNISKSTVSRALRDSSEISEETKNKVIELAEKLNYYPNPIAISLLKNRTQTIGVIVPDIANRFYSSAIGGVEDIAYSRGYHTMIYQSHELLERERSASRHIASRRVDGLIVAISSQSENIDHFVSLQEQGIPVVFFDRVSDAMQTHKVRVDDYKGAFEATEHLIKRGCKRIAHIAGPKPVSITRFRLEGYKDALRKYDIDFKEEWVLHSEITQSGGTERTYQLMALRERPDAIFGASDRITMGIHWALRQLGYRMPDDVAVVGFCDLAMSSLLDPPVSSVTQPSFEMGQQATSLLLDLIESKNTPAEYETRVLPSNLVINKSSMRVTR